In Desulfatirhabdium butyrativorans DSM 18734, one genomic interval encodes:
- a CDS encoding GatB/YqeY domain-containing protein: MTTTDKPYGWSPDMHVPLLEKLKADLKTSMLQKNETLRNAIRQIMSEFPKLTVPLTLESGKKSFRLKTAEEITNDDILDIIRGLVKSEKTVISLKPEQSPEYLHILEAYLPKMASEEDIRSWIEENVDFSKFKSPTQAMGAIMKHFGKQADGNLVKRILDERKR, translated from the coding sequence ATGACCACAACGGATAAACCCTATGGCTGGAGCCCGGATATGCATGTCCCGCTTCTGGAGAAACTCAAGGCGGATTTGAAGACGAGCATGCTTCAAAAAAACGAAACCCTCCGTAACGCCATCCGCCAGATCATGTCCGAATTCCCGAAGCTGACGGTTCCACTGACGTTGGAAAGCGGAAAGAAATCCTTTCGGCTGAAAACCGCCGAAGAAATCACCAACGACGATATCCTCGACATCATCCGGGGGCTGGTCAAGTCGGAAAAAACGGTGATTTCCCTCAAGCCCGAACAAAGCCCCGAATACCTGCACATCCTGGAAGCCTATCTGCCGAAGATGGCTTCGGAAGAGGACATCCGGAGCTGGATTGAGGAGAACGTCGATTTTTCGAAGTTCAAATCGCCGACGCAGGCCATGGGCGCCATCATGAAGCATTTCGGTAAACAGGCGGACGGGAATCTCGTGAAACGGATTCTTGACGAAAGAAAGAGATAA